A genomic region of Glycine max cultivar Williams 82 chromosome 15, Glycine_max_v4.0, whole genome shotgun sequence contains the following coding sequences:
- the LOC100799266 gene encoding FIP1[V]-like protein isoform X2: MEDDDEFGDLYTDVLRPFASSPSLSSAPQPHQPSPAPPSLDLSPNPDDAQIPCDAPHANSPAPTNPLPEPDPREAPTEPPKIPDAKPTTDSNLAAAAVAVDPMDREVKFDIEEDEEDGGEPVIPGLTGELAAPTEGEGDDWDSDSEDDLKIVLNENNHMAMERGGMADGDEEEEDGDEELVIVAGGDPNQGAEEPEWGENATLAAGDGERKDAAGELAKAGGAAVPPKIGYSNQGYHPFHSPFKYQYVRPGAALMPGAAASAPGGPPGQIRPLANMAGRGRGDWRPPGIKGGAAMQKGFHAGPGLPGWGNGAAGRGFGGGLEFTLPSHKTIFDVDIENFEEKPWQYPNIDTSDFFNFGLNEESWKDYCKQLEQLRLESTMQSKIRVYESGRTEQEYDPDLPPELAAATGIHDSPVENTNSLKSDVGQSDVMKGSGTGRVRPPLPTGRAIQVEGGYGDRLPSIDTRPPRIRDSDAIIEIVLQDTEDDQSSAGVAQDPPEGGEPHREDFREDHVAGDEIPRLEPEYFDGFPQVYNGRKKEIAGRRMSFINSSAANMPNGDEKLFFPQEEPIEYSGSKGQNRRSYGGNCSSSHDERQMQRRVGGQSPSITPIQELATDNSLKEESAESMEGRHRSSPAVKDIRESSVEEKDIELEDTGTADGSSRLEKEETVDKVDALEDGVAKRQKLTSRVEPPLLDEVDDWEDSKAAKSSDNSKARSASSRDNQKRREGFEEEVVQDPRSAQLSSIRQHPDEIEQGFYRREHDAKQEPGRNLMMLKGRERPYPYKDRHPSSATQLNTNADGFDGQKERDNSEMDWSRRDDDLYNRRVRNDEPRKRDRAKVRENEKNDKEDSLHSRKQLDNGSYRVSYEKDVGSRDSRQRERDEGLRIRYEAVEDYRGKKRKDEEYLRREHIDKEEVLHGYREIASSRRRRERDEVLDPRKRDDLQRARDNPDDQYATRQKDEAWVLKERGDRQRDREEWCRMKQSHEEHLPKREREGRSSVRSGRGAEHKLSEKEYQSREAMRHNDQLKRRDRIQDESPHHKGRDDASARGNQYTTEERRSRLERSSSRSDRVANVSDNQKVKHREGSRKSKERDVSDLNSLGLSKRSQENQSGPTNEK, translated from the exons ATGGAAGACGACGACGAGTTCGGAGATTTATACACCGACGTTCTCCGCCCCTTCGCTTCTTCGCCCTCATTATCCTCTGCGCCGCAGCCCCACCAACCTTCCCCTGCGCCCCCCTCCCTCGATCTCAGTCCCAATCCGGACGATGCACAGATCCCCTGCGATGCGCCCCACGCTAATTCCCCTGCACCAACCAATCCCCTCCCTGAGCCAGACCCACGCGAAGCGCCCACGGAGCCGCCTAAAATTCCGGACGCCAAGCCTACGACGGATTCAAACCTCGCCGCCGCCGCCGTTGCCGTTGATCCGATGGACAGGGAGGTGAAATTCGACATCGAGGAGGACGAAGAAGACGGCGGAGAGCCGGTTATTCCGGGGCTTACAGGCGAGTTGGCAGCGCCGACTGAGGGCGAGGGCGATGATTGGGACAGCGATAGTGAGGATGATTTGAAGATAGTGTTGAATGAGAACAACCACATGGCCATGGAAAGAGGAGGGATGGCGGATGGtgatgaggaggaggaggatggGGATGAGGAGCTTGTGATTGTGGCTGGCGGCGATCCGAATCAGGGCGCGGAGGAGCCGGAGTGGGGCGAGAATGCCACCCTGGCCGCTGGAGACGGCGAGAGGAAGGATGCCGCCGGGGAGTTGGCCAAGGCCGGCGGTGCGGCTGTGCCCCCGAAGATTGGGTATAGCAATCAAGGATATCACCCCTTTCATTCGCCTTTTAAG TATCAGTATGTTAGGCCTGGTGCAGCACTAATGCCTGGAGCTGCTGCTTCTGCTCCAGGAGGGCCTCCTGGTCAGATTCGTCCTCTTGCTAACATGGCTGGTCGAGGCAGAGGGGACTGGAGACCGCCTGGAATAAAAGGTGGTGCTGCTATGCAAAAAGGTTTTCATGCAGGTCCCGGATTACCTGGTTGGGGCAACGGTGCAGCAGGGCGGGGTTTTGGTGGTGGATTGGAATTCACACTTCCTTCTcacaa GACTATATTTGATGTAGATATTGAGAATTTTGAGGAGAAACCGTGGCAATATCCAAATATTGATACATCagattttttcaactttggcCTGAATGAGGAGAGCTGGAAAGATTATTGCAAACAGCTG GAGCAACTACGCTTGGAGTCTACAATGCAAAGCAAGATCCGTGTTTATGAGAGTGGTCGAACAGAGCAG GAGTATGATCCAGACTTACCCCCTGAATTAGCTGCAGCTACTGGTATACATGATAGTCCCgtggaaaacacaaattctcTAAAGTCAGATGTCGGACAAAGCGATGTTATGAAAGGTTCTGGGACTGGACGTGTGCGACCACCACTA CCAACTGGTAGAGCAATACAGGTGGAAGGTGGTTATGGTGACCGGCTTCCCTCCATTGATACCCGCCCTCCCCGAATCCGCGATTCCGATGCTATCATTGAG ATTGTTTTACAGGATACAGAAGATGACCAGTCCTCTGCAGGAGTTGCTCAAGATCCGCCAGAGGGTGGAGAACCCCATAGAGAGGATTTTAGAGAAGACCATGTAGCTGGAGATGAAATTCCAAGGTTGGAACCCGAGTATTTTGATGGTTTTCCACAGGTTTATAATGGTCGGAAGAAAGAGATTGCAGGAAGAAGAATGTCATTTATAAATTCCAGTGCTGCTAACATGCCTAATGGGGATGAAAAATTGTTCTTCCCACAGGAAGAGCCGATTGAGTACTCTGGTTCAAAGGGCCAAAATCGTAGGTCCTATGGTGGCAATTGTAGCTCCTCTCATGACGAAAG GCAGATGCAAAGAAGAGTGGGTGGTCAGTCTCCTTCAATTACTCCCATTCAAGAATTGGCAACTGATAACAGTCTAAAAGAAGAGTCAGCAGAAAGCATGGAAGGTAGACATAGATCATCCCCTGCTGTTAAGGATATAAGGGAGTCCAGTGTGGAGGAGAAGGATATTGAACTTGAGGATACTGGGACAGCTGATGGAAGTTCCAGATTGGAAAAGGAGGAAACAGTAGACAAAGTAGATGCCCTTGAGGATGGGGTAGCAAAGAGACAGAAGTTGACATCTCGAGTTGAGCCACCTTTGCTTGATGAAGTTGATGATTGGGAGGACTCAAAAGCTGCAAAAAGTAGTGATAACAGCAAAGCAAGATCAGCCAGCAGTAGGGATAACCAAAAGCGGCGAGAGGGTTTTGAAGAGGAAGTAGTTCAAGATCCACGATCAGCACAACTGAGTAGCATCAGACAGCACCCGGATGAAATTGAGCAGGGATTTTATAGAAGAGAGCATGATGCAAAGCAAGAACCCGGAAGAAATCTCATGATGCTTAAAGGCAGAGAGAGACCATACCCTTACAAGGACCGGCATCCTAGCTCAGCTACTCAGTTGAACACAAATGCTGATGGATTTGATGgacaaaaagaaagggacaatTCTGAAATGGATTGGTCACGAAGAGATGATGATCTCTATAACAGAAGGGTTAGAAATGATGAACCTAGAAAGAGGGATAGGGCTAAGGTtcgagaaaatgagaaaaacgaCAAAGAAGATAGCCTTCATTCAAGAAAACAGTTGGATAATGGTAGCTACAGGGTTTCCTATGAAAAGGATGTTGGGTCTAGAGACTCAAGACAAAGGGAAAGAGATGAGGGCTTGAGGATTAGGTACGAAGCAGTAGAGGATTACCGTGGCAAGAAGAGGAAGGATGAGGAATATCTTAGGAGGGAGCATATTGACAAAGAAGAAGTTCTGCATGGCTACAGGGAAATTGCTAGTAGTCGGCGCAGACGAGAAAGAGATGAAGTATTGGATCCACGAAAGAGGGATGACCTGCAAAGAGCTAGAGATAACCCTGATGATCAATATGCTACTAGGCAGAAAGATGAGGCCTGGGTACTGAAGGAGAGGGGTGATAGGCAGAGAGATAGGGAAGAGTGGTGCCGGATGAAACAGTCCCATGAAGAACACCTACCCAAGCGTGAAAGAGAAGGACGGAGTTCTGTAAGAAGTGGACGAGGGGCTGAACATAAACTTTCTGAGAAAGAATACCAATCCCGAGAAGCAATGCGACACAATGACCAATTGAAGAGAAGGGATCGAATTCAGGATGAAAGTCCACATCATAAGGGGCGAGATGATGCTTCTGCCCGTGGAAATCAATATACTACTGAGGAAAGGCGATCTAGGCTAGAAAGGTCAAGTAGTCGTAGTGATCGTGTTGCTAATGTTTCTGATAACCAAAAAGTCAAGCATAGAGAAGGCTCAAGGAAAAGCAAAGAACGTGATGTTAGTGACCTTAATAGTTTAGGCCTGTCCAAGAGAAGTCAAGAAAATCAAAGTGGTCCAACCAATGAGAAG TAG